The following coding sequences lie in one Arachis stenosperma cultivar V10309 chromosome 5, arast.V10309.gnm1.PFL2, whole genome shotgun sequence genomic window:
- the LOC130980791 gene encoding protein MAIN-LIKE 2-like: protein MLACRKECEAGNGPSVSPPTRIGPSDSSPARPSDPAILHHESDPAKGANGRSDSLSSPRVGEELLPRTVPQQPFPFPHSLTPNHPFQSETHFFSCEFSSSSSSLLLHAVESVKMAKRQKARDVDRPELHIVNYLSNPDYSSRMMTCDHPLPPDRYHPSVEDHLRVTGFYHASQIGVVQGQKALINALVERWRPETHTFHLPIGECTVTLEDVAVILGLPTNGLPVTGMTLSSFEALEGECFHQFGVAPRKADCRGSGIKMTWLRNLKKRIQLTDKNSMQRYVKCHIMLLLGTILLGDKSGASVHWKFLPLLRDFNSISNFSWGSACLAHLYRSLCRASRFDCKEIDGPLTLLLGWFWIRLPYLAPPTREPRSFPLANRWRNWECGDNRYRYLSLAHFREALDEVQEGQFVWVAYGVDRIEPGIIPEDIFLHAVFWSATVPLISFESIEWHATDRVRRQFGLVQGVPSEETNLGRAHGETLAGPKNLDWATAPSHSCWIMCWTNRYNYILREYVEPSQHLLDVYMDWYRARYGKHLRLSNVVVQENDEGEQVMDDEGNNPPINDEGSPVMEDQGSLVIHVANEELVSHSHPHPPPPPASQEQFQASVPYHVQTQYTPSYPIDQQHWSTPQWDAGEGASFSQLLGFMAADAGQSQFGHQPEFMPGRYSLDARIPCHTASVASGGLETGDSSRSEGGRGIFTSKNLRRVSMGQIEENAGIGEHETDQYLVEEPDDEEMDEDQEESEDDEMDEVEESRNNAPDDADDAGETGKHYNLRVDPPRRSANRYTPSMFKKAKKKCKNILENIKWATRK from the exons GAAGGAGTGTGAAGCAGGAAACGGACCCAGCGTTTCCCCCCCAACACGAATCGGACCCAGCGATTCTTCCCCTGCACGGCCGTCGGACCCAGCGATTCTTCATCACGAATCGGACCCAGCGAAAGGAGCAAACGGACGGTCCGATTCCTTGAGCAGTCCACGTGTCGGAGAGGAGCTCCTCCCCAGAACGGTGCCCCAGCAGCCTTTCCCTTTCCCCCACTCCCTCACTCCGAACCATCCTTTTCAAAGTGAAACCCATTTCTTCAGCTGTGAGTTCagttcatcctcctcctcccttcTTCTGCATGCAGTTGAATCTGTGAAAATGGCTAAAAGACAGAAGGCTAGAGATGTTGATCGTCCTGAACTTCACATTGTTAATTATTTGTCTAATCCTGATTAT AGTTCACGGATGATGACATGTGACCACCCACTGCCTCCCGATCGGTACCATCCAAGTGTAGAGGATCATTTACGGGTAACTGGATTTTATCATGCCTCTCAGATTGGAGTAGTCCAAGGACAGAAAGCATTGATAAATGCTTTAGTTGAGAGGTGGCGGCCGGAAACACACACCTTCCACCTTCCGATTGGCGAGTGCACAGTGACCCTTGAGGATGTAGCTGTTATTTTGGGCCTCCCGACGAACGGCCTTCCGGTGACGGGGATGACCTTGAGCAGCTTTGAAGCATTGGAGGGTGAGTGTTTCCATCAGTTTGGGGTTGCACCGAGAAAGGCCGACTGCAGAGGGAGCGGCATAAAAATGACATGGCTTAGGAATCTAAAAAAACGTATACAACTGACTGACAAAAACAGTATGCAGAGGTACGTCAAGTGCCACATTATGTTGTTATTGGGTACTATATTACTTGGAGACAAGTCAGGGGCATCTGTGCACTGGAAGTTTCTCCCTTTGCTCCGGGATTTTAATAGTATCAGTAATTTTAGTTGGGGATCTGCATGTTTGGCGCACCTATACCGGTCGTTATGCCGGGCCTCTCGTTTTGATTGTAAAGAAATCGATGGTCCGTTAACACTGCTGCTAGGTTGGTTTTGGATCCGCCTACCCTATCTTGCGCCCCCTACTAGGGAACCACGCAGTTTTCCGCTTGCAAACAG GTGGCGTAATTGGGAGTGTGGTGATAATCGGTATAGATATCTTAGTCTCGCCCACTTTAGGGAGGCGTTAGATGAGGTTCAGGAAGGGCAG TTCGTGTGGGTTGCTTATGGTGTGGATCGCATTGAACCGGGCATAATCCCAGAAGACATCTTCCTGCACGCAGTATTCTGGAGCGCTACGGTTCCGTTGATTTCATTCGAATCTATTGAGTGGCATGCAACGGATAGAGTTAGAAGACAATTTGGATTGGTTCAGGGAGTTCCATCTGAGGAAACAAATCTGGGAAGGGCACATGGAGAAACACTTGCTGGTCCTAAGAATCTTGACTGGGCCACAGCCCCGTCCCATTCATGTTGGATTATGTGCTGGACAAACAGGTATAATTACATTCTGCGTGAGTATGTGGAACCTTCACAGCATCTATTGGATGTTTACATGGACTGGTATCGTGCACGGTATGGCAAGCATTTGAGATTGTCAAATGTTGTGGTTCAAGAGAACGATGAAGGTGAACAAGTAATGGATGATGAGGGTAATAACCCACCTATAAATGATGAGGGTAGCCCAGTAATGGAAGATCAGGGTAGCCTAGTTATTCATGTAGCCAATGAAGAACTGGTTTCACATTCACATCCACATCCACCTCCACCTCCAGCTTCCCAAGAACAATTTCAGGCCTCGGTACCATATCATGTTCAGACACAATATACCCCGTCATACCCAATAGATCAACAACATTGGAGTACTCCACAATGGGATGCTGGAGAGGGTGCTTCTTTTAGCCAGTTGCTTGGCTTCATGGCTGCGGATGCAGGGCAGTCACAATTTGGCCATCAACCTGAATTTATGCCCGGGAGGTATTCTTTGGACGCGAGGATTCCATGCCACACTGCCTCAGTTGCTTCTGGAGGTTTGGAAACTGGAGATTCCAGTAGAAGTGAAGGCGGTCGGGGGATCTTTACGAGTAAGAACCTACGGCGTGTATCAATGGGTCAGATTGAAGAAAATGCCGGGATAGGTGAGCATGAAACCGATCAGTATCTCGTGGAAGAACCGGATGATGAGGAGATGGATGAGGATCAAGAGGAGAGCGAGGATGACGAGATGGATGAGGTTGAAGAATCCCGCAACAATGCTCCTGATGATGCGGATGATGCAG GTGAGACAGGTAAACATTACAATCTCAGGGTGGACCCGCCACGTCGGAGCGCTAATCGATACACCCCGTCCATGTTCAAGAAGGCTAAGAAGAAATGCAAGAACATCCTCGAGAACATAAAGTGGGCAACAAGAAAGTAG
- the LOC130980792 gene encoding uncharacterized protein LOC130980792 codes for MQEMFSMYFESRGQISVIELYVEFEQSEVDRNIEEEEYDSDSEEEFESNYEAVAPEGEEDQGDGVVGPNVGDVAHALANEDPFEEPSFMRVLDLEAMHAPEFPEYMSAEIPMVADGEFAIGMEFSCREAVMMAVKDYTIRRGVDYRVYESEPLTFYAKCTQYGSGCDWLIRVSMISRKYCWVIRRYNGSHTCTRATISQDHSKLDSNTIAEAIKPLVEADPSIKVKSVIAEVQSKFNYTVSYRKAWLAKQKAVEKIFGGWEASYEALPIWFQAMCNKEPSAIVHFETMSAYQGDDEVTDIRVLHRVFWSYYPCIRAFRHCKPVVQVDGTHLYGKYKGCLLVAVSQDGNNNIVPIAFAIVEGETSDAWHFFLSNLRQHVVTRDGVGLISDRHESINAAIARSNGAWSPPRAFHMFCIRHIESNFLRKFKAPYLQKLVVNIGYSRTVREYEQRYQRLRERGEAYTNWLNRIPREQYALAYDGGYRWGHMTTNLVECINSVLKGARNLPITALVKATFYRLNELFTRKRAEAESRITAGHVFSEVVTSKLNANQLASSNIQVNCFDRMNEVFEVREMPAGTEYAVDLRQQRCDCGEFQVDRIPCRHVFACCANQRLDWRVYVHEVYKMDQVRRVYRARFRPLGNPTMWPVYSGPRFVPNPNMRRVNKGRPRMTRFLNEMDTRMLRAPRRCRQCGAEGHSRSRCRRSSGVGPSNPG; via the exons ATGCAGGAGATGTTTTCAATGTATTTTGAAAGTCGCGGTCAGATATCGGTGATAGAGTTGTACGTCGAATTCGAACAATCTGAGGTGGACCGAAATATTGAGGAGGAAGAATATGATAGTGACAGTGAGGAAGAGTTTGAAAGCAATTACGAAGCTGTTGCTccagaaggagaagaagatcaAGGTGACGGGGTGGTGGGTCCAAATGTGGGAGACGTTGCACATGCACTTGCAAACGAAGATCCCTTTGAGGAGCCGTCCTTCATGCGGGTTCTGGACTTGGAAGCCATGCATGCGCCGGAGTTTCCGGAATATATGAGTGCCG AAATTCCTATGGTCGCAGATGGTGAATTTGCAATCGGAATGGAATTCAGTTGTAGGGAAGCTGTTATGATGGCGGTGAAAGATTATACCATCCGAAGAGGCGTAGACTACCGTGTGTATGAGTCGGAGCCGTTGACCTTCTATGCGAAGTGTACACAATATGGATCAGGGTGTGATTGGCTTATCAGGGTTAGCATGATCAGCAGAAAGTATTGTTGGGTTATAAGGAGGTACAACGGTTCTCACACTTGTACTAGAGCCACAATTTCTCAGGATCATTCGAAGCTGGATTCGAACACAATTGCGGAAGCAATAAAGCCGTTGGTTGAGGCTGACCCGTCAATAAAGGTGAAATCGGTTATTGCGGAAGTGCAGTCGAAGTTCAATTACACCGTCAGCTATCGGAAGGCATGGTTGGCGAAACAAAAAGCAGTGGAAAAAATATTTGGCGGTTGGGAAGCGTCATATGAAGCTTTGCCTATTTGGTTTCAGGCCATGTGTAACAAGGAGCCATCAGCAATCGTCCATTTCGAGACTATGTCTGCATATCAAGGTGATGATGAAGTAACTGATATCCGGGTATTGCATAGAGTCTTCTGGAGTTATTACCCCTGCATTAGAGCGTTCAGACACTGCAAGCCAGTTGTCCAGGTTGATGGGACTCACTTGTACGGAAAGTATAAGGGTTGTTTGTTGGTCGCCGTTTCACAGGATGGTAACAATAATATCGTCCCTATTGCCTTCGCAATTGTGGAGGGGGAGACTTCTGATGCATGGCACTTTTTTCTTAGTAACCTGCGACAACATGTTGTGACTAGGGATGGTGTGGGACTGATTTCTGACAGGCACGAATCCATCAATGCAGCTATTGCCCGGAGCAACGGAGCTTGGTCGCCCCCGAGAGCATTCCACATGTTTTGCATCAGGCATATAGAGTCGAACTTCTTGAGAAAGTTCAAGGCACCGTACCTGCAAAAACTTGTGGTCAATATAG GTTATTCGAGGACGGTGCGCGAGTACGAACAGCGCTACCAGCGTTTACGTGAACGGGGCGAGGCATATACCAACTGGCTGAACCGAATCCCACGCGAGCAGTACGCGTTGGCGTATGACGGTGGCTACCGCTGGGGTCACATGACGACAAACCTAGTGGAGTGCATCAACTCCGTGTTGAAGGGGGCACGCAATCTTCCTATAACTGCACTTGTGAAAGCCACATTCTACAGGCTTAACGAGTTGTTCACTAGAAAAAGAGCCGAGGCGGAGTCGCGGATAACAGCTGGACATGTTTTTTCTGAGGTTGTCACGTCGAAATTGAATGCCAATCAACTTGCAAGTTCTAACATCCAGGTTAATTGCTTCGATAGGATGAATGAGGTCTTCGAGGTTCGTGAGATGCCAGCTGGAACTGAGTATGCCGTCGATCTCCGTCAACAACGCTGTGACTGTGGTGAGTTTCAGGTGGATCGGATTCCCTGTCGACATGTTTTTGCATGTTGTGCGAATCAGCGACTGGATTGGCGAGTGTATGTCCACGAAGTTTACAAGATGGACCAAGTTCGGAGGGTTTACCGAGCTAGGTTTCGGCCACTGGGTAATCCCACTATGTGGCCTGTGTACAGCGGCCCTCGATTTGTCCCGAATCCGAACATGAGACGGGTGAACAAAGGTCGCCCGAGGATGACACGTTTCTTGAACGAAATGGACACACGAATGTTACGTGCTCCTAGGCGTTGTCGGCAATGTGGAGCAGAGGGACACAGCCGAAGTAGATGCCGTCGGTCATCTGGTGTAGGTCCCAGTAACCCAGGATAG